GCCGCGCGCCAGTTCCATCAGCTTTTCGCGCGACAGCGGCTGGCGCGCGTGGCGCGCGAACACCTTCAGCACCGAGAATTCGCCGGTGGTCAGCGGTACCGTCTCGCCGTTCTTCTTCAGCGTGCGCGTGCCCAGGTCGAGCACGAAGTCGCCGAACTCGAAGGTCTGCGGCGTCTCGCTCGGGGCGCCCGGGATCTCGTCCGGGCCCTTGCGGCGCAGCACCGCGTTGATGCGCGCCACCAGTTCGCGCGGGTTGAAGGGCTTGGGCAGGTAATCGTCGGCGCCCATCTCCAGGCCGACGATGCGGTCCACGTCCTCGCCCTTGGCGGTCAGCATGATGATCGGGGTCTGGTCGCCGGCGCCGCGCAGGCGGCGGCAGATCGACAGGCCGTCCTCGCCCGGCAGCATCAGGTCCAGCACCAGCAGGTCGTAGCGCTCGCGCAGCCACAGTTTGTTCATGGCCGGCGCGCTTTCCGCAGTGACCACCTGGAAGCCTTGTTCGGTCAGGTAGCGGCGCAGCAGGTCGCGCAGGCGCACGTCGTCGTCGACCACCATGATCTTGGCGGCGTGGCCGTTGTTGCCCTGGGCGGCGCCGGTATTCGGGTTTGTTGCATTCATGAGTCTGTCAAGATTTGTCAGATTAATATCGCTATGGTAACTTCTTATCGCCCTGCGGACAGGGGGTACGGGCAGGGCATTACATTGTGTTACAAACTTTACCCATTTGGTCTTATACCACTTGGGGAATCCACATACACTGGACTCATCGAATCAAAGCTTATCACTTACTTGGCATCGCGGAAGAGGACATCATGAAGAGCGCGTTCAACGACAACCACGCAGGCACGAAGGCAGCGCGCATCGCGCGCATTGCCGCTCGCACTGCGCTGGCGTGCGCTCTGGCCTTCGGCGCAGGAGGGGCGAGCGCCCAGCAGCACGGGGATCGCCGCGACGACCAGGGCATGCAGCAGCGCGAGCGTTTCTCGCTGCCCCAGCAGGACCGCGAGGGACGCCAGTCCGAGGCACGTGCCAACGACGACATGCGCCGCGCCCAGCAGCAGGACCAGCAGGAGCAGCGCGAGGCCACCCGGCGCGCCGGCAGCCGCCTGACGCCGGACGAGCGGCGCGACCTGCGCCGCCAGATCAACGAAGCCAACATGGATATGCAGCAGCGGCGACGCTAGTCCGGATCGCCGTCTTGCCGGAACGACGGCCTTAGGCGATACGGCCGTCTTGTCTTGCGCCCGTTCCCTGCAGTGCCTGCGCTATCGGCATGCGCATTTCGGAAAACTCTTCATCGCAATATTGTTGCTGATCGTTTATTTTCTTTCGGCAACATGATACGCTCCATGGTTCTTGCCACGGCCTGAGCCTCGCCGTGGTGCCCACTTGCGGACTGGAGTCGATCATGTCCACCCACGGCGCCGCCCCAGCGGCCCCCGTCGGCATCGCCGTCCCCGACGGCCTCGCCATCCGTGCCGACGGCTTGTACGCCGAGGCCGGCGTTGCCGGCGCCGCGACCCCTGCGCTGGCCGCCGCCATCGACGCCGTCTACCGCGGCGGCAACCTGCTGCAAGGCCTCGATTATCCCGCCTTCCTGAAAGCCGTGTTCGGCCACGATCCGGCGCCCGCCGGCGGCGTGCCGGCCGCGGATGGCGCCGTACGCATCGCCGCCGCCATCGAAGCGTTCGACCCGGCGCGGCGCGCCCTGTACCGCCCGCTAAAGATCGGCGCCGGCCGCGCCGAATACTATTTCGAGCCGGTCTGGCTGGCCGATCCGCTCGACCCGGACGCGCCGGGCACGCCGACCCGCCTCGACCCCGACGAATTCGTCGCCGACCTGTGGGTCAAGGGCATCCGCTGCGGCATCGAGATCGACACGGTGCGCGCCGCCATCGCAGCGAACAAGGCCGACCGCATCGTGGTCGCACGGCGGCTGGAGGCGCAGCCGGGCATCGACGCCC
The genomic region above belongs to Massilia forsythiae and contains:
- the ompR gene encoding osmolarity response regulator transcription factor OmpR gives rise to the protein MNATNPNTGAAQGNNGHAAKIMVVDDDVRLRDLLRRYLTEQGFQVVTAESAPAMNKLWLRERYDLLVLDLMLPGEDGLSICRRLRGAGDQTPIIMLTAKGEDVDRIVGLEMGADDYLPKPFNPRELVARINAVLRRKGPDEIPGAPSETPQTFEFGDFVLDLGTRTLKKNGETVPLTTGEFSVLKVFARHARQPLSREKLMELARGREYEVFDRSLDVQISRLRKLIEPDPSSPLYIQTVWGLGYVFIPEGQPR